In Sphaeramia orbicularis chromosome 5, fSphaOr1.1, whole genome shotgun sequence, the genomic stretch ATTGCTCTCTTAATGATGCACGTCCATGTCCTTACTTACTGATGTGCTACTGTATCGGCATCATTTCAAACCAGCCTGTGAAAATTCTATTTAGTATAACAGTATCTGACAACAAGCTGTTGTCATTTTTCCACACGTCACAGTAATCATATGGCTATGGTTGAACAGTGCATGTTTTCAAAGTTATCTATCCTCATTAAAGCTATGGCAAAGCAAGTGAGTTTGTACAGACTGTAATGcaacttttattttaattatactgATACTTACAAATGTTCAGCATTTATGGTTCACTGCACACATCTCTCAGTCATGTAAATTCATCACTTACCACCTGTCCACATATACCTCCATGACAGTGGGTTTAAGTGAGTAGAGTAAGAGGGAGACCCACCTGCTCCACGTTCTGCCCTTGTCTTTGCATGGCTCGTAGAACACCCTCATAAGAATAGCCCATGCTCACAAGTGTTTCTACACACTGGCGCTCACTGGGGGTCATGCTGAGCAGGGCTCCACCACAGGGTAAGCCAGCAGGTCCTGATCCCGGATTTGCCTAATGTGAATAAATGtaaaagaggatttttttttttattacttcttttttatttttatcacctTATCCCATACAAAGTACAattactgacacacacactatgCTCACCGGTTTTGGTGCACCACTCTTGTTGTAGCTGGTTGGCTCAGGGGCAACAATTACTTGACTTTTGGGAATAGTGGGTGGGCTACCATTGGGTAGATTTTGTCGGGCAGAGGGAATGGGTACAGGGAGAGGACTGTACGTCACTGGGTCAGGGTCACCAGAGTCAGAGAGTTTGGGAAAAGTGAGAGAACGGATGTTACAGGGCCGATCGTCTGTACCAAAGCCTGCTCTCCCAGGACTCCCAACTCTGTCCATGTCCAGCAAGGCAACCAACCCATTGGGTTTGTGGGTAAAGCCAGGTTTGGTAGAGAGGCTGGTGTTGTTGGTGCTTGGAGGAGATGGGCTGCTTCCACGGGAAGCCGACCCTAACTGGGAGACCTCTGGTGGTGATACAGAAGGAGGTGGCTGAGGTTGTGGCTGGCTCTGGAGGATGCTTCGGAGCTCCTCTTTATCGTCCAGAGTTTTAAGCTCCAGTTTATCGAAGGGGTCTTCCTCCCGTTCAAAGTCAGCTAAGTTGAGGCTGTGCAACTGAGGCGTGGTAGGCTGAGTTTTCCTGGGGCCCAGGCTCGGGGCAGGCAGTGGAGTAAGGATGGCATTGTGGCTTAGTCCCGCCAGGACTGGGTTTAATGCTGGTGGTGGAGGGTCCTGGTCTTCTGCAACAGGCCCAGGCTTTTTCACCCCACCACCATTAATGTCCTCGGCCTGAGCCAAACACTCCTTGCTCTCTGCCTCCTGCTGGGCCGCCGCTGCCTCCTCCGCCCTGGCCTCTGCTGCTCTGGCCTCAGCCAGCTCAACCCCCCAGCGCACACTACGCCTCTCCAGTGAGAAGTCATACTGAGCATGTTCgaataaaataaagaagaaaagaaacacaaaatggaCATGAATCTTAGAATCAAGTGATATTAAAACtcctgacaaaaaacaaaaatacctaaaaatgtcatTGTACTTTTTAACCTAAAGCAAGAGTCAGCAATATAACTACCAAGTAATGAGTTCCCACTATTACATCCTACTGTAAAGATTCTGCTTAGGTCATTAAGTGCAGCATGCTAGTGCAAAATCAACATTCTCTGTGTAACTGACAAACCTGTGTGTCCACCAGCAAGGAGCTGCAGTCTGGCAGGCAGAAGCCCACAGGGAGTCCAACTTTGGCTGGGCAACGGAACTTGTCATTAATCTTGAAGGGAACATCATCAAGGTAACTGATGGGTCCTACACAGGAGGAAAAATCACAAACATAAGCAATTTAGACTTAGATGAGTAGAAAAGTCACTGAAAGCACACACACCACTAAAAGCATACATCTCCACTTTATTCACAGCTCAAAAACATCAGTAGAGAGACAGCAAAGGGGCCATTACCATTGTTGTATACATCTGATCCAGGTTTCCTCGCAGCCATTTAGAGACTCTGAAAACAGACATTTAAGAAGATAGAGTTATTTGCCACAAAGTTTGTTTTCAATTTAATGAAGAAGATGAAAGAGGAAGTGGATTTTTACATGGAGTAGACCAAACTGTCCCCCAAACCACTATACAACAGCATTGTGGTGAAAAGCAATACTGTTCAAAATGTCTGTACATCCGTTTCCAGCTGCCTCAAAGCTTGAAAATTTGTTTGACATGCTTGTGATATTTACAAACCATCCCCTGTTCTTTATTGTCTCAATGGCTTTGTGCATTCCAATTTTCACATCTTAAGTCGCATAATCTTGTTATTTAGCTAGGCCTGACATTATCAGCACAGAGTATCCATTGTTTTGATGGAGCAGTTCCTTGATCAGCAGAAAAAGTGATTCATGAGATCCAAAGAGCATGAACTTATGAGCAGTATTTTAGATTGCTAGTATATCAACATAGAATATGATCAACATACTTGTATTGAGTACCCCCTGAACGCACCTATCAACACCAAGTCTAAAGTTATGTATTTGTGGATTACTTATACCAACATGAAGACCTCTATTATCTCTAATTTTCATTTCTAACACTTGTCACCAG encodes the following:
- the ubap1 gene encoding ubiquitin-associated protein 1 — translated: MAARKPGSDVYNNGPISYLDDVPFKINDKFRCPAKVGLPVGFCLPDCSSLLVDTQYDFSLERRSVRWGVELAEARAAEARAEEAAAAQQEAESKECLAQAEDINGGGVKKPGPVAEDQDPPPPALNPVLAGLSHNAILTPLPAPSLGPRKTQPTTPQLHSLNLADFEREEDPFDKLELKTLDDKEELRSILQSQPQPQPPPSVSPPEVSQLGSASRGSSPSPPSTNNTSLSTKPGFTHKPNGLVALLDMDRVGSPGRAGFGTDDRPCNIRSLTFPKLSDSGDPDPVTYSPLPVPIPSARQNLPNGSPPTIPKSQVIVAPEPTSYNKSGAPKPANPGSGPAGLPCGGALLSMTPSERQCVETLVSMGYSYEGVLRAMQRQGQNVEQVLDYLFVHGRLCERGFDASAVEECLEMYQCSEEKALQFLELMSRFGEMGFEREAIKEVLLVHNNDQDKALEDLMARAAAS